In Nostoc sp. CENA543, a single genomic region encodes these proteins:
- a CDS encoding dihydroorotase, whose product MTIELLQQVRVIDPVSQTDQVSDVLITNGEIQAVATQITDISPDTQIRDCRGLVLGTGLVDLYSHSGEPGFEERETLSSLLQAAAAGGFTRVSILPDTSPAIDHPALVAQLQKGIGREGGISSLSSSSLCLPRLNIWGAITLDVAGGQITELADLAAVGVVGFTDGLPLNNLGLVRRLLEYVQPLGKPVAFWPCDRHLTSNGVMREGADALRFGLPPIPVSAETSAIASLIEIVANIGTPIHIMRVSTARSVELIAAAKAQGLPITASTTWMHLLLDTKAVKSYHTSLHLDPPLGNPSDLQALRQAVRGGIIDAIAIDHAPYTYEEKVQAFAEAPPGAIGLELALPLLWQNLVTTGEFTALELWQALSTKPAECLHTKVNPITPHHLAELTLFDPQKTWQVESKNLHSLSSNTPWLGKELTGQVIQTWC is encoded by the coding sequence ATGACCATTGAACTTCTGCAACAAGTAAGGGTGATTGACCCTGTTTCCCAAACTGACCAAGTATCTGATGTGTTGATTACGAATGGTGAAATCCAAGCAGTAGCCACACAGATTACTGATATCAGTCCTGATACTCAAATTCGAGATTGTCGGGGATTGGTTTTGGGAACTGGGTTAGTAGATTTGTATAGTCACTCTGGCGAACCAGGGTTTGAGGAACGGGAAACGCTGTCATCTTTGTTACAAGCGGCTGCGGCTGGTGGTTTTACTAGAGTTAGCATTCTACCCGATACTTCACCAGCTATTGATCACCCGGCATTGGTGGCGCAGTTGCAGAAGGGAATAGGGAGAGAAGGGGGAATTTCTTCCTTGTCTTCCTCATCTTTGTGTCTTCCCCGTCTCAATATTTGGGGGGCAATTACTCTAGATGTGGCGGGAGGGCAAATTACGGAGTTAGCAGATTTAGCGGCGGTGGGGGTTGTAGGGTTTACTGATGGTTTGCCCTTGAATAATTTAGGATTAGTCAGGCGGTTGTTGGAATATGTGCAGCCATTGGGAAAACCTGTAGCTTTTTGGCCTTGCGATCGCCATCTGACATCTAATGGGGTGATGCGAGAAGGTGCGGATGCGTTGCGCTTTGGTTTACCGCCTATTCCGGTGAGTGCTGAAACCAGTGCGATCGCATCTTTAATTGAAATAGTAGCCAATATCGGCACACCTATCCATATTATGCGCGTTTCCACAGCTCGCAGTGTAGAATTAATTGCTGCCGCCAAAGCGCAAGGTTTACCCATCACCGCCAGCACTACCTGGATGCACCTGCTATTAGATACCAAAGCAGTGAAAAGTTATCACACCAGCCTGCATTTAGATCCGCCGTTGGGTAATCCCAGTGATTTACAGGCTTTGCGCCAAGCAGTACGCGGGGGTATTATAGATGCGATCGCCATTGATCACGCACCCTACACCTACGAAGAAAAAGTCCAAGCCTTCGCCGAAGCACCACCAGGGGCAATTGGTTTAGAATTAGCATTACCCTTGCTGTGGCAAAATTTAGTGACAACTGGGGAATTTACAGCCTTAGAATTGTGGCAAGCTTTGAGTACAAAACCAGCCGAATGTCTACACACAAAAGTTAATCCCATCACTCCCCATCATCTAGCCGAACTCACTTTATTCGACCCTCAAAAAACTTGGCAAGTAGAAAGCAAAAATCTGCACAGTCTTTCTAGCAATACCCCCTGGTTAGGAAAAGAATTAACCGGACAAGTTATACAAACTTGGTGTTAG
- a CDS encoding substrate-binding domain-containing protein, which translates to MKNPIHSIIIGFTLLGLCSCNVVKFNDSEIAAFEQTPQATNSQAENIIKISGSSSTITVLKLLAKEYQAKNPAIKIEFTASSQSEGAISSLKNSLVDIAGSSHKLKPEEDNGKIQSRELATDLLLVATHSSVKGVTNLTTKQLQAIYRGEITNWQQLGGPNAKIIVLDRPEDESAKKLLRKYYLGKETTTTQAVILNKEGELIDTLQSTPHTIGAFSLATSIINQLPVNRLSLNGISPKIENFTNGKYQMVRHIEIIWSKKPSLSTQGFIDFVFSQEGSKILEKNGFVPAK; encoded by the coding sequence ATGAAAAATCCCATTCACTCTATCATCATAGGTTTTACATTACTGGGTTTGTGTAGTTGTAATGTGGTCAAATTTAATGACTCTGAGATAGCAGCTTTTGAACAAACACCCCAGGCAACTAATTCTCAAGCAGAAAACATCATCAAAATTAGCGGTTCTAGTTCAACCATAACAGTTTTAAAACTCTTGGCTAAAGAGTATCAAGCCAAAAATCCCGCAATTAAGATAGAGTTTACTGCTAGTAGCCAATCTGAAGGAGCAATCTCATCTCTCAAAAATAGTCTTGTTGATATTGCCGGTAGTAGTCATAAACTCAAACCAGAAGAAGATAACGGTAAAATTCAATCCCGTGAATTAGCAACAGATTTATTATTAGTAGCGACTCACAGTAGTGTCAAAGGTGTCACTAACCTGACAACCAAACAACTGCAAGCCATTTATCGCGGTGAAATCACGAATTGGCAACAATTAGGTGGCCCCAATGCCAAAATTATAGTTTTAGATCGGCCTGAAGACGAGTCAGCCAAAAAACTATTACGCAAATATTATTTAGGTAAAGAAACGACCACAACTCAAGCCGTGATTTTAAATAAAGAAGGAGAATTAATAGATACCCTCCAAAGCACACCCCATACCATTGGGGCATTTTCATTAGCAACTTCTATTATTAATCAACTACCAGTGAATCGTTTGAGTCTTAATGGTATTTCTCCCAAGATAGAAAACTTCACTAATGGCAAATATCAAATGGTACGCCACATAGAAATAATTTGGAGTAAAAAACCATCTCTGTCTACTCAAGGTTTTATTGATTTTGTCTTCAGTCAGGAAGGTAGTAAAATACTAGAGAAAAATGGCTTCGTTCCCGCTAAATAA
- the nifV gene encoding homocitrate synthase, whose protein sequence is MNQVLINDTTLRDGEQAASVAFNIEEKIAIATFLDAIGVDEIEVGIPAMGKAEQNAIAAICELGLQAKLLGWNRAVISDVQASIACGLQRVHISIPVSNIQINAKFQGKWQLVLQKLKESVSFAVDQGLFVSVGGEDSSRAEDNFLQDVVLSAQAWGASRFRYCDTVGILEPFTIYTKVKQLVTALAIPIEMHTHNDFGLATANALAGVKAGATSINTTVNGLGERAGNAALEEVVMALKHLYKYNLKIDTQRLIEISRLVASASGYGVPPWKAIVGDNNFAHESGIHAHGVLQNPHTYEPFAPEEVGSSRRLVVGKHSGRHLLSSILEQHGIILNSEDTQSVLDAVRQASVQKKRSLTTQELLFLVKMQQNSQVS, encoded by the coding sequence ATGAACCAAGTTTTGATTAATGACACCACATTACGTGATGGTGAACAAGCGGCTAGTGTTGCTTTTAACATAGAAGAAAAAATTGCGATCGCCACATTTCTAGATGCGATTGGCGTTGATGAAATTGAAGTCGGTATTCCTGCAATGGGGAAGGCTGAACAAAACGCCATTGCTGCGATTTGTGAGTTAGGTTTGCAAGCCAAGCTATTAGGTTGGAATCGCGCCGTAATTTCAGATGTTCAAGCTTCCATTGCTTGTGGTTTGCAACGGGTACATATATCGATTCCCGTTTCTAACATCCAAATTAACGCCAAATTTCAAGGTAAATGGCAATTAGTGCTGCAAAAGCTCAAAGAAAGCGTAAGTTTTGCTGTTGATCAAGGGCTTTTCGTTTCCGTAGGCGGAGAAGATTCTTCTAGAGCCGAAGATAATTTCCTCCAAGATGTCGTGCTTTCAGCTCAAGCATGGGGAGCATCGAGATTTCGCTATTGTGACACCGTAGGGATTCTCGAACCTTTTACCATTTACACCAAAGTCAAACAACTCGTAACAGCTTTGGCTATTCCTATAGAAATGCACACTCACAATGATTTCGGTTTAGCCACAGCTAACGCCCTAGCTGGGGTGAAAGCAGGTGCTACATCTATTAATACTACAGTCAATGGTTTAGGAGAAAGGGCTGGTAATGCAGCTTTAGAAGAAGTCGTCATGGCTTTGAAACATCTATATAAATATAATTTAAAAATTGATACACAACGATTGATAGAAATTTCTCGACTAGTAGCATCTGCATCAGGTTACGGCGTACCACCTTGGAAAGCAATCGTGGGAGACAATAACTTTGCCCATGAATCAGGTATTCATGCTCATGGGGTACTGCAAAATCCCCACACCTATGAGCCATTTGCACCGGAAGAAGTTGGTAGTTCCCGGCGTTTAGTGGTAGGTAAGCATTCTGGGAGACATTTATTATCCAGCATCTTAGAACAGCATGGTATTATTCTCAACTCCGAAGATACTCAATCCGTCTTAGACGCAGTACGCCAAGCATCTGTGCAGAAAAAACGCAGTTTGACTACCCAAGAGCTACTATTTTTAGTGAAAATGCAACAAAATTCACAAGTGAGTTGA
- a CDS encoding phosphate-starvation-inducible PsiE family protein, whose translation MPERIITQLNTWFNRGRIVSNLEVFQDIIIISLCVGLFFVMLIRLADMFLSFLRPLDLREVTSDILFILILVELFRLLIDYLQTQKISVGAAAEITIVSALREVILRGVLEIPRDQILGISIFLLVLTMILVALPWISRFFEHVRVVTPETLTDNTDL comes from the coding sequence ATGCCCGAAAGAATTATTACTCAGTTAAATACCTGGTTTAATCGGGGTAGAATTGTCAGCAATTTAGAAGTTTTTCAAGATATTATTATTATTTCTCTGTGCGTGGGCTTATTTTTTGTCATGCTCATCCGCTTAGCCGATATGTTTTTGTCGTTTTTACGTCCATTAGATTTACGAGAAGTTACATCTGATATTTTATTTATTTTGATTTTGGTTGAGCTATTTCGTCTATTAATTGACTATTTGCAAACGCAGAAGATTTCTGTAGGCGCAGCAGCAGAAATTACTATAGTTTCTGCTTTACGAGAAGTAATTTTGCGTGGTGTATTAGAAATTCCCCGTGATCAGATTTTGGGTATTTCTATATTTTTATTGGTTTTGACGATGATTCTAGTAGCTTTACCTTGGATATCTCGTTTTTTTGAACACGTTAGAGTTGTCACACCAGAAACATTAACAGATAATACAGATTTATGA
- a CDS encoding RNA 2'-phosphotransferase has translation MDAARQTKISKFLSKHLRHTPELLGLTLAPGGWVEIDELLNACAAHQFPVSRTELEQVVVNNDKQRFAFDETKTKIRANQGHSVKVELQLQSKIPPEILYHGTGEKSVPAILNSGLLKMSRHHVHLSTDVETARKVGMRHGHPVIFTVNAIAMYQAGFTFYCSENGVWLVDHVPPQYLSAE, from the coding sequence ATGGATGCAGCACGTCAGACCAAAATCAGTAAATTTTTAAGTAAGCATTTACGACATACACCAGAACTGCTAGGACTCACTTTAGCCCCCGGTGGTTGGGTAGAAATTGATGAATTACTCAACGCTTGTGCAGCCCATCAATTTCCTGTTTCCCGCACAGAATTAGAACAAGTTGTGGTGAATAATGATAAACAAAGATTCGCCTTTGATGAAACTAAAACCAAAATTCGCGCCAATCAGGGACACAGTGTCAAAGTAGAGTTGCAACTGCAATCAAAAATTCCACCAGAGATTTTGTATCACGGTACAGGAGAAAAATCCGTACCAGCAATCTTAAACTCTGGACTGCTCAAGATGTCGCGCCATCATGTACATTTATCCACAGATGTAGAAACTGCCCGTAAAGTGGGAATGCGTCATGGCCATCCAGTGATTTTTACGGTCAATGCGATCGCAATGTATCAAGCAGGATTTACCTTTTATTGCTCAGAAAATGGGGTTTGGTTAGTAGATCATGTACCACCACAATATTTGAGTGCTGAGTGA
- a CDS encoding chromosome segregation ATPase, with the protein MPPSSPVESSSPAPINSNWYLLNVRSKKRESFLKYLNLAIKQNNLQEVILDIKIPQDAVYEDIVLLNLSNFNTANSQLQKIDHFQSLQRKPLTPEQVKRMVV; encoded by the coding sequence ATGCCACCATCATCACCTGTAGAATCATCATCTCCAGCACCTATTAATAGTAATTGGTACTTACTTAATGTTCGTTCCAAAAAACGAGAATCATTTTTGAAGTATCTTAATCTCGCCATCAAGCAAAATAATCTTCAGGAAGTGATTTTAGATATAAAAATCCCGCAAGATGCCGTTTATGAAGATATAGTCTTGCTAAATTTAAGTAACTTTAATACTGCCAATTCTCAACTGCAAAAAATTGATCATTTTCAAAGTCTTCAGCGTAAACCACTGACTCCAGAACAAGTTAAGCGAATGGTGGTTTAG
- the cutA gene encoding divalent-cation tolerance protein CutA, with the protein MNYIAVVTTVSNLIEAQRMARTLVEQKLAACAQISEIESFYVWDNAVQNEKEFRVLFKTTDENYPAIEEAIKQLHSYELPAIHAFKLEHIYTPYAEWIESNSCGKGEW; encoded by the coding sequence ATGAATTACATTGCTGTTGTCACCACTGTTAGTAATCTTATTGAAGCGCAACGCATGGCGCGCACTCTCGTAGAACAAAAATTAGCCGCCTGCGCTCAAATATCCGAGATTGAAAGTTTTTACGTTTGGGACAACGCTGTTCAAAATGAAAAAGAGTTTCGTGTACTCTTTAAGACTACTGATGAAAACTACCCAGCAATTGAAGAAGCAATCAAACAACTCCATTCTTACGAACTCCCCGCCATTCACGCCTTTAAACTAGAACACATCTATACTCCTTACGCAGAATGGATAGAAAGTAACTCCTGTGGAAAAGGGGAGTGGTGA
- a CDS encoding NADPH-dependent FMN reductase produces the protein MRLFATGKLRVIMAVTPKILAFAGSTRADSYNKKLVKIAAAGASAAGAEVTYIDLRDLPLPIFDEDWEAEQGLPANARTLKDLLISHQGLLIASPEYNSSLTAVLKNAIDWASRPSPNEAPLAAFAGKVAAIMSASPGGLGGLRGLVHLRAILGNIKVLVLPDQVAVPTAHEAFNTDGSLKQPHQQESIEKLGENLANILFKLNS, from the coding sequence GTGAGGTTATTTGCTACTGGAAAACTACGGGTAATTATGGCAGTCACACCGAAAATACTAGCCTTTGCTGGCAGCACTCGCGCAGATTCTTACAACAAAAAATTGGTGAAAATTGCGGCGGCTGGTGCTTCAGCAGCAGGTGCAGAAGTTACCTATATTGATCTACGTGATTTGCCATTACCAATTTTTGACGAAGACTGGGAAGCTGAACAAGGACTACCAGCAAACGCCAGAACATTGAAAGATTTGTTGATTTCTCATCAAGGACTGTTAATTGCTTCCCCAGAGTACAACAGTTCACTCACAGCAGTATTAAAAAATGCCATTGACTGGGCTTCTCGTCCGTCACCCAATGAAGCACCATTAGCAGCATTTGCAGGCAAAGTAGCAGCTATTATGAGTGCTTCGCCTGGTGGGTTGGGTGGTTTGCGTGGTTTAGTGCATCTCAGGGCTATTTTGGGCAATATCAAAGTGTTGGTACTTCCAGATCAAGTAGCTGTACCAACAGCCCACGAAGCATTTAACACTGACGGTTCTTTAAAACAGCCTCACCAACAAGAATCTATTGAAAAATTGGGTGAAAATTTAGCAAACATCCTATTTAAGCTCAATTCTTGA
- a CDS encoding ATP-binding protein — MQRFFRRLSLSQKIVIPLLTICLSVFLFGLFVLGHWFAHSLERNARQDIAVFSKRVEQDLQYEQETLETQIELITNRGMLTQALEKRDQILMMQILIPLKSVLKLDLVKVIDTQGQILIDLRSSSLYDSKLIDQAIANSVSNGAHLIDLVNVEGGEQVLQVVTNSIKSASGILGGMIIGRTVDDTLVQKIAAGSSKHLLIQTPNHVVATTLLPTKRQPWKIPRPNLPVTSIAIGKQKYLAKSIEFSGVSQSLTATVLSPIAPLETAKWRLWEHLGILYILGSGILAIVGFLIARTITRPLQALTQFAQRVTQESDFDIQATVMTEDEVGILAISLNRLIKQVKILLAEQYENNRKLESYNQTLEKKVNERTQALQKKNIALKDTLRELKNTQSQLVQQEKMSSLGQLVAGIAHEINNPVNFIYGNLKYTEDYTQNLLSLLELYQKHYPYPAREIQNAQQEADIEYLIEDLPKILSSMKIGARRIREIVLSLRIFSRLDEAEFKTADLHQGIDSTLLILQHRLKAQGNRPEIKVEKNYSDIQNIQCFAGQLNQVFMNILANAIDALEEAFDQGLCPEPFIRITSIQEGCNVVIAIADNGTGIPQEVQSKLFDPFFTTKPVGKGTGMGLSISYQIITEKHGGSLKCISTPGKGTEFFIAIPIR; from the coding sequence ATGCAGAGATTTTTCCGGCGGCTGAGTCTGAGCCAAAAAATTGTCATTCCCCTACTTACCATTTGTCTCAGTGTCTTTTTATTTGGGTTATTTGTGTTAGGACACTGGTTTGCACACAGCTTAGAACGTAATGCGCGCCAAGACATTGCAGTTTTTAGCAAACGGGTTGAGCAAGATTTGCAATATGAACAGGAAACATTAGAAACGCAAATTGAGCTAATTACTAATCGGGGTATGCTTACTCAAGCCTTGGAAAAGCGAGACCAAATCCTCATGATGCAGATTTTAATACCCTTAAAATCTGTGTTGAAATTAGACTTAGTTAAAGTTATTGATACTCAAGGTCAAATTCTCATAGATTTACGCAGTAGTTCCCTGTATGATAGTAAATTAATTGATCAAGCAATAGCTAATAGTGTTAGTAACGGCGCGCATTTAATTGATTTAGTCAATGTGGAAGGTGGGGAACAAGTCCTACAAGTGGTAACTAATAGTATTAAATCAGCATCAGGAATCTTGGGAGGCATGATTATTGGCAGAACAGTAGATGATACCTTGGTGCAGAAAATCGCTGCTGGTTCTTCCAAACATTTGCTCATCCAGACACCAAATCATGTTGTGGCCACTACTTTATTACCTACAAAACGTCAACCTTGGAAAATTCCTCGTCCTAATTTACCTGTCACTAGCATCGCAATTGGGAAGCAGAAATATTTAGCAAAAAGTATTGAATTTAGCGGCGTGAGTCAATCTTTAACTGCGACAGTTTTATCTCCCATTGCACCATTAGAAACTGCAAAATGGCGGCTATGGGAGCATTTGGGGATATTATATATCTTAGGTAGTGGAATTTTAGCGATCGTGGGTTTTTTAATTGCTAGAACAATTACCCGTCCTCTACAAGCTTTAACACAATTTGCACAACGAGTCACCCAAGAATCCGACTTTGATATTCAAGCCACCGTCATGACTGAAGATGAAGTTGGTATTTTAGCTATTTCCTTAAATCGGTTAATTAAACAAGTCAAGATATTGTTAGCAGAACAGTATGAGAACAACAGAAAGTTAGAATCTTATAATCAAACTTTAGAAAAAAAAGTAAACGAGAGAACACAAGCACTACAAAAGAAAAATATTGCCCTCAAAGATACATTAAGAGAACTGAAAAACACCCAGTCACAACTAGTCCAGCAAGAGAAAATGTCATCTTTGGGACAGTTAGTTGCAGGTATTGCCCACGAAATCAACAACCCAGTCAACTTTATCTACGGCAACCTCAAATATACAGAAGATTATACTCAAAATTTGTTGTCATTACTGGAGCTTTATCAAAAGCATTACCCTTATCCAGCGCGAGAAATTCAAAATGCTCAACAAGAAGCGGATATTGAATATTTAATAGAAGATTTGCCAAAAATTCTATCTTCTATGAAAATTGGGGCTAGGCGCATTCGGGAAATTGTCCTGAGTTTGCGAATCTTTTCACGTTTAGATGAAGCAGAATTCAAAACAGCCGATTTACATCAAGGCATTGATAGCACTTTGTTAATTTTACAACACAGACTTAAAGCCCAAGGCAACCGTCCAGAGATTAAAGTAGAAAAAAACTATAGCGATATACAAAATATTCAGTGTTTTGCTGGGCAATTAAACCAAGTATTTATGAATATCTTAGCCAATGCTATCGATGCTTTAGAAGAAGCTTTTGATCAGGGTTTGTGTCCCGAACCCTTTATTCGCATTACATCCATTCAAGAAGGATGCAATGTTGTAATTGCGATCGCTGATAATGGTACAGGCATTCCCCAAGAAGTGCAATCAAAGTTATTTGACCCATTTTTCACTACTAAACCCGTTGGTAAAGGTACTGGCATGGGTTTATCGATTAGTTACCAAATTATCACAGAAAAACATGGCGGTTCTCTAAAGTGCATTTCTACACCAGGAAAAGGAACAGAGTTTTTCATTGCCATTCCCATTCGATAA
- a CDS encoding ABC transporter permease gives MGKYWKVLRLFWSAAIAAELEYRINFLIATLSSLGNLAGSLFGLFLFYRTGYTFAGWSWEAALVVLGIFTLLQGFSAIFLAPNLNRIVRHVQEGTLDFVLLKPIRSQFWLSTYTISPWGVPDLIFGSIIIAYAGQRLGLKVENYFLSLLPLFCGLLILYSLWFMLGATSIWFVKIYNVTEVLRGLVEAGRYPMIAYPATYRFFFTFIVPVAFLTTIPAEILLGRVQVNWLIGTALLSVALFWISTYFWRFALRFYTSASS, from the coding sequence ATGGGAAAATATTGGAAAGTCCTTAGACTGTTTTGGAGTGCTGCGATCGCAGCTGAATTAGAATATCGAATTAACTTCTTAATTGCTACCCTCAGCAGCTTGGGTAATTTAGCGGGAAGTCTGTTTGGATTGTTTTTGTTTTACCGCACTGGCTACACCTTTGCTGGCTGGTCATGGGAAGCAGCTTTGGTAGTTTTAGGAATTTTCACTCTACTGCAAGGCTTTTCGGCTATTTTCCTCGCACCTAATCTTAACCGCATCGTCCGCCATGTCCAAGAAGGGACTTTAGACTTTGTTCTCCTCAAACCTATTCGGTCTCAGTTTTGGCTTTCCACCTATACTATTTCCCCCTGGGGAGTTCCAGACTTAATTTTTGGCAGCATAATTATTGCTTATGCAGGTCAACGCCTGGGTTTGAAGGTGGAAAACTATTTTCTGAGTCTCTTACCCCTATTTTGTGGCTTGCTGATTCTTTATAGTCTCTGGTTTATGTTGGGGGCGACTAGTATTTGGTTTGTAAAAATTTATAACGTTACCGAAGTGTTGCGCGGTTTAGTGGAAGCAGGCAGATATCCGATGATAGCCTACCCTGCAACCTATCGATTTTTCTTCACCTTTATAGTACCAGTAGCATTTTTAACTACTATTCCCGCAGAAATTCTGTTAGGACGAGTGCAAGTTAATTGGTTGATAGGTACAGCCTTATTGTCAGTAGCTTTATTTTGGATATCCACTTACTTCTGGCGGTTTGCATTGCGGTTCTATACCAGTGCATCTAGTTAG
- a CDS encoding histidine phosphatase family protein: MTRVIIVRHGQSTYNTERRIQGRTDVSTLTEKGRSDASKVGKALSNISFNAIYCSPLQRAKQTAEIIHSELTSDAGKSAVVQTSDQLLEIDLPLWEAMLTTEVEQQFAEDYRIWHERPDELKMLVNKAGETQEHFPVLTLYEQARQFWQEILPHHQGETILIVGHNGINRALISTALGIHPSRYHSLQQSNCCISVLNFSGGLGEPVQLESMNQTQHMGETLPSLRPHHQGVRLLLVRHGETQWNRETRFQGQIDVPLNDNGRQQAQKAGEFLQNVAIDFAVSSTMARPKETAEIILQHHPDVNLELQAGLREISHGLWEGKLEVEIDQEFPGELHLWRTAPATVQMPEGENLQQVWERSTATWQAIVESALANQRQTGLIVAHDATNKTLLCHILGLPADNFWNFRQGNGAVSVIDYPAGLNGLPVLQAMNITSHLSGGVLDKTAAGAL; encoded by the coding sequence ATGACTCGTGTCATCATCGTGCGCCATGGCCAAAGCACATACAATACCGAAAGACGGATTCAAGGACGCACCGACGTATCAACGTTAACCGAAAAAGGTCGCAGTGATGCCAGTAAAGTAGGCAAAGCCCTCAGTAATATTTCCTTTAATGCGATTTATTGCAGTCCACTCCAGCGTGCTAAACAAACAGCAGAGATCATTCATAGTGAATTAACCTCTGATGCGGGTAAATCTGCCGTTGTACAAACTTCTGATCAACTGCTGGAAATTGATTTACCTCTGTGGGAGGCTATGCTGACTACTGAGGTGGAACAGCAGTTTGCCGAAGATTATCGCATTTGGCATGAACGCCCCGACGAACTGAAAATGTTAGTTAACAAAGCTGGGGAAACTCAAGAACATTTTCCGGTGCTGACTTTGTATGAACAAGCAAGGCAGTTTTGGCAAGAAATCTTACCCCATCATCAAGGTGAAACTATTCTGATTGTGGGGCATAACGGCATTAATCGCGCCCTGATTAGTACGGCTTTGGGTATTCATCCTAGTCGCTACCATTCCCTGCAACAATCCAACTGCTGCATTAGCGTCTTAAATTTTTCTGGGGGTTTAGGCGAACCAGTACAACTAGAATCGATGAACCAAACGCAACACATGGGCGAAACTTTGCCTTCTTTGCGGCCTCATCATCAAGGGGTGAGATTGTTACTGGTACGTCACGGCGAAACTCAATGGAATCGGGAAACGAGATTTCAAGGACAAATCGATGTTCCTTTGAATGACAACGGTAGACAGCAAGCCCAAAAAGCCGGAGAATTTCTGCAAAATGTCGCCATTGATTTTGCTGTTAGCAGCACTATGGCGCGTCCCAAAGAAACAGCCGAAATTATTTTGCAACATCACCCCGATGTGAATTTAGAATTACAAGCCGGTTTAAGAGAAATCAGTCACGGACTGTGGGAAGGAAAATTAGAAGTAGAAATAGATCAAGAATTCCCTGGTGAATTGCATCTTTGGCGCACAGCACCGGCTACCGTGCAGATGCCAGAAGGCGAAAATTTACAGCAAGTCTGGGAACGGAGTACAGCCACTTGGCAAGCAATTGTAGAATCTGCATTAGCCAATCAACGCCAAACTGGATTAATCGTAGCTCACGACGCTACTAATAAAACCTTACTGTGTCATATTCTCGGTTTACCGGCGGATAATTTCTGGAATTTCCGTCAAGGTAACGGTGCTGTTAGTGTTATTGACTACCCTGCTGGACTGAATGGTTTACCAGTATTACAAGCGATGAACATTACTTCTCATTTAAGTGGTGGTGTACTGGACAAAACCGCAGCTGGGGCATTATAG